From Bacteroidia bacterium, the proteins below share one genomic window:
- the lysS gene encoding lysine--tRNA ligase: MELNEHQILRRQALDEIRKVGIDPYPAEEYKVNASAQEILTNYENNKVEYKDVSLAGRLMTRRIMGKASFAVLQDSTGRIQLYFNRDEICPGEDKTLYNDLFKKWLDIGDIIGVKGFVFTTQTGETSVHVKEFKLLSKCLNPLPLPKEKDGVIHDAFTDPELRYRMRYVDLIVNPQVKETFVKRTKLIQSLRNTFNSHGYLEVETPILQPIHGGAAARPFVTHHNALDMTLYMRIANELYLKRLIVGGFEGVYEFAKNFRNEGIDRTHNPEFTGMEIYVAYKDYEWMMNFVEEVIERAALDVNGTTEATVGKHSINFAGPYKRITMFDAIKEYTGIDISKMDESELRATCKKLGIETEESMGKGKLIDEIFGEKCEEHLIQPTFITDYPIEMSPLTKKHRTKEGLVERFELFVNGKEIANAYSELNDPIDQRERFEDQLRLAGKGDDEAMPLDEDFLRALEFAMPPTSGLGVGIDRLTMLLTNQSTIQEVLFFPQMRPEAK, from the coding sequence ATGGAACTGAACGAGCATCAAATACTACGCAGACAAGCTTTGGATGAAATAAGAAAAGTCGGTATTGACCCATATCCTGCTGAAGAATACAAAGTGAATGCGTCTGCACAAGAGATTCTGACCAATTACGAAAACAATAAAGTAGAATATAAAGATGTTTCATTGGCAGGAAGACTCATGACACGCAGAATCATGGGCAAAGCCTCATTTGCAGTATTACAAGACAGCACAGGAAGAATCCAACTGTATTTTAACCGTGATGAAATTTGTCCGGGCGAGGATAAAACACTCTATAATGACCTCTTTAAGAAATGGCTGGATATTGGCGACATCATTGGTGTAAAAGGGTTTGTATTTACTACACAGACGGGCGAAACTTCTGTTCATGTGAAAGAGTTCAAATTGTTATCAAAATGCTTAAACCCGCTCCCACTCCCTAAAGAAAAAGATGGTGTAATTCATGATGCTTTTACAGACCCCGAACTACGTTACCGTATGCGTTATGTAGATTTAATTGTAAATCCGCAGGTTAAAGAAACTTTTGTGAAGCGTACCAAACTCATTCAATCATTGCGCAACACCTTTAATTCTCATGGATATTTGGAAGTTGAGACTCCGATTTTGCAACCCATTCACGGAGGAGCAGCAGCGCGACCTTTTGTTACTCATCACAACGCATTGGACATGACCCTGTATATGAGAATTGCCAATGAATTATACCTAAAAAGATTAATTGTTGGCGGATTTGAAGGCGTGTATGAATTTGCAAAAAACTTCAGAAATGAAGGCATTGACCGCACTCACAATCCCGAGTTTACAGGTATGGAAATTTATGTGGCTTATAAAGACTATGAATGGATGATGAATTTTGTGGAAGAGGTGATAGAAAGAGCAGCATTAGATGTAAACGGGACTACGGAGGCCACAGTAGGAAAACACAGCATAAACTTTGCAGGTCCTTATAAAAGGATTACAATGTTTGATGCAATTAAAGAATATACCGGAATTGACATCAGCAAGATGGATGAAAGCGAATTGCGTGCAACTTGCAAAAAGCTCGGAATCGAAACTGAGGAAAGCATGGGTAAAGGCAAATTAATTGATGAGATTTTTGGAGAAAAGTGCGAAGAACATCTCATCCAGCCTACTTTTATTACGGATTATCCTATTGAAATGAGTCCGCTAACCAAAAAGCATAGAACAAAAGAAGGCTTGGTAGAAAGGTTTGAATTGTTTGTAAACGGCAAAGAAATCGCCAATGCTTACAGCGAGTTAAACGACCCAATTGACCAGCGCGAACGTTTTGAAGACCAATTAAGACTTGCAGGCAAGGGTGATGATGAGGCTATGCCTTTGGACGAAGATTTCTTGAGAGCACTTGAATTTGCCATGCCCCCAACTTCGGGCTTAGGTGTTGGTATTGACCGCTTAACCATGTTACTGACCAACCAAAGCACAATCCAAGAGGTTTTGTTCTTTCCTCAAATGCGGCCTGAAGCTAAATAA
- a CDS encoding lamin tail domain-containing protein — protein MKTIRYMVLAFVFFWKFSCLQAQIDDVFDYDSLRYNTEWEGDTQAFIIDNYRLRSNSELANATFFLSRKSFHHDTTEWLIQMELKFNPSSANYVDWFLMADTGHLPSVKNAYYVRIGNTKDEVSLYKKVNGQTPVLLIDGTDDILNKSNNLLTVRVLRTFEGTWSLSVNTQGQLNPMSLEGVTTDTTLSALPHTGLLIRQSTASFFQKHFFSLYYMGKEIRDSIAPYLLQSNWIGEDSISLVFSEQLDSLAATNPANFILAPSLIIQSIHLSDSNTKVGLKLASPLVSLTTYTLTLKNITDEEQNSMRDTSLSYRYLKPESANPYDLVINEIMATPSPSVGLPEYSYIEIYNRSAKVIDLTGFKLADRVSTATISTFLLLPDSFLIICSHSGVASLSIFGTTKGVSNFPTFNKTEDDVILRDANNNIIHNIRYTDRWYGNEFKKNGGFSLEMIDPSNPCGGSENWAASTHLQGGTPASHNTVKSSNSDNVAPTLLSAYPLNPSIIELRFSEELDSFSCMNTNQYTIKELSISPVAVTRCFMGIVHLQWDFEFEPNIVYTLALKGLSDCSGNFINETSIRVGMFDTIQKGDILINEILFNPPAELSEFVEIYNISNKILDLKNLRLGNLKDDGSFRDFTTPVSDGMLLFPQQYVVFSTSGTDLCTFYTCLQPRNIFRVKSMPSFPQKSGGVVLTDSKGQVLDSFLYNESMHFKMITDKKGLSLERIEFERPATDPTNWTSATANAGFATPGYENSQSRKPSTSIGQVWLDPEVFSPDGNGIDDLLNIRFNLEKNGFVANVYIYNASGVFVAHPIRNHTIANSGTLIWDGFLDATTTRCPIGIYIILFEAFHENGDVVRKKIACTLISSY, from the coding sequence ATGAAAACCATCAGATATATGGTGTTGGCATTTGTTTTCTTTTGGAAATTCTCTTGCTTACAAGCACAAATTGATGATGTGTTTGATTATGATTCGCTAAGATACAACACTGAATGGGAGGGAGATACGCAGGCATTTATTATTGACAACTATCGTTTACGCTCCAATTCTGAACTTGCCAATGCAACTTTTTTTTTAAGCAGAAAATCTTTTCACCATGACACTACAGAATGGTTGATTCAGATGGAGCTCAAGTTTAATCCCTCTTCTGCTAATTATGTTGATTGGTTTTTGATGGCTGATACCGGTCATTTGCCTTCTGTTAAAAACGCTTACTATGTCAGAATTGGCAACACCAAGGACGAAGTAAGTTTATATAAAAAAGTGAATGGACAAACCCCTGTTCTGCTTATAGACGGCACGGATGACATACTCAATAAAAGTAATAATTTGTTGACGGTTCGTGTGCTCAGAACTTTTGAAGGCACATGGTCGCTTTCGGTCAATACGCAAGGACAGTTAAATCCAATGAGCTTAGAAGGAGTAACCACCGACACAACGCTTTCAGCACTGCCACATACAGGCTTGCTTATCAGACAATCTACCGCATCCTTTTTTCAAAAACATTTTTTCAGTTTGTATTACATGGGTAAGGAAATACGCGACAGCATAGCTCCGTATTTATTGCAAAGTAATTGGATAGGTGAAGACAGTATTTCATTGGTTTTTAGTGAGCAATTAGATTCCCTTGCTGCCACCAATCCTGCAAATTTTATTTTAGCCCCCTCTCTCATTATTCAATCTATTCATCTTTCTGACAGTAATACAAAAGTAGGATTGAAACTTGCTTCACCCCTTGTTTCTTTAACAACATATACACTTACACTTAAAAACATTACCGATGAAGAACAGAATTCTATGAGGGATACCTCACTTTCTTATCGCTATTTAAAACCCGAGTCTGCAAATCCGTATGATTTGGTAATAAACGAAATTATGGCAACTCCCAGCCCCTCGGTTGGTTTGCCCGAATATAGTTATATTGAAATTTACAACCGTTCTGCAAAAGTGATTGACTTGACGGGTTTCAAGTTGGCGGACAGGGTGAGTACTGCAACAATAAGCACCTTTCTTTTGCTCCCTGACAGTTTTCTTATCATCTGCTCACATTCAGGCGTTGCTTCTCTTTCAATTTTTGGAACTACCAAAGGTGTAAGCAATTTCCCGACTTTTAACAAAACCGAAGACGATGTCATTTTGCGCGATGCCAATAACAATATCATTCACAATATCCGCTATACAGATCGGTGGTATGGCAATGAATTCAAGAAAAATGGCGGGTTCAGTTTAGAAATGATAGACCCTTCCAACCCTTGTGGAGGTAGTGAAAACTGGGCTGCTTCTACGCACCTACAAGGAGGTACACCGGCAAGTCATAATACTGTTAAATCGTCCAATTCTGATAATGTTGCTCCTACTTTATTATCGGCTTACCCTCTCAACCCCTCTATTATAGAACTTAGGTTTTCTGAGGAACTTGATTCGTTTTCATGTATGAACACCAATCAATATACCATCAAGGAACTGTCCATCAGCCCTGTGGCGGTTACGCGATGTTTTATGGGTATAGTCCATTTGCAATGGGATTTTGAGTTTGAACCCAATATTGTTTATACACTCGCCCTCAAAGGTCTTAGCGATTGTTCCGGCAATTTTATAAACGAAACCTCCATTCGGGTAGGCATGTTTGATACCATTCAAAAAGGAGATATTTTAATTAATGAAATACTGTTCAACCCGCCTGCTGAGCTTTCTGAATTTGTCGAAATCTATAATATCAGCAATAAAATTTTAGATTTAAAAAATTTGCGTTTAGGAAACCTCAAGGACGATGGCAGTTTTAGAGATTTTACAACACCTGTTTCCGATGGAATGTTGCTTTTTCCTCAACAATATGTTGTTTTTTCGACTTCGGGCACTGACTTGTGTACTTTTTATACATGCTTGCAACCAAGGAATATCTTTCGTGTCAAGTCTATGCCTTCGTTTCCACAAAAGAGCGGAGGAGTTGTATTAACCGATTCTAAAGGACAAGTGTTAGACAGTTTCTTGTATAATGAATCTATGCACTTTAAAATGATTACCGACAAAAAAGGGCTAAGTCTGGAACGGATTGAATTTGAACGACCTGCCACAGACCCTACAAATTGGACATCAGCCACTGCCAATGCAGGTTTTGCTACCCCCGGTTATGAAAACTCGCAATCTCGCAAGCCTTCAACATCTATCGGACAAGTATGGTTAGACCCGGAAGTTTTCTCCCCGGACGGCAATGGAATTGACGATTTGCTCAATATTAGATTTAATTTAGAAAAAAATGGTTTTGTCGCCAATGTATATATCTATAATGCGTCAGGGGTTTTTGTAGCACATCCAATCAGAAATCATACAATAGCAAATTCTGGTACGCTCATTTGGGATGGGTTTTTGGATGCAACCACAACCCGATGTCCAATCGGTATTTATATCATTCTATTTGAAGCGTTTCACGAAAATGGCGATGTGGTCAGGAAAAAGATAGCTTGCACATTGATTAGCAGTTATTAA
- a CDS encoding T9SS type A sorting domain-containing protein codes for MKTLKIKHSAVYFLLSLLNSFTFAQVPSVEWSRTFDGAGLHDEAKFVRLDAQGNIIVTGTTNSGTSSTYVDVITRKYAPNGDLLWSHKWNNDNLNFSDYPRDMDITPDNSIIVTGYSKIDASSSNNSDMFVFALDADGNLLWSDSIRGSGYLSGSININQNRGTSLQITASGDIIITGSSSGNGTTEFDQMLLVKYNLSGHRQWLRYFNNSNIHEYADYGQSVGVDAAGNAYVCGVTTLTTTWRDMAVWKIDSNGDFRWINTIPGPVNNTSEQFDNINVDANGNSYSLGINSNVKFYLAKHDSTGAKQWDYVFDTVNVNNTASFTGADMPLVLDNSGNLIVAVNMNTQMGVAKFSPDGNLLWLKLYGGTGQWSNHVYHVVTDANNNIYVAGSYSNAGSSYFDLGAFKLDENGNQLWSYSYDGPNNQNDKAHSIAIAQDGSIYLAGFSSGHSASADLYLVKLQQSPTSSIATPITNNLITIYPNPASNIVTINNIPSHSTISIIDMTGKLIYFATNSNTQETINTENLVNGVYFIQVENNNSVTNSKLVVNK; via the coding sequence ATGAAAACACTAAAGATTAAACACAGTGCAGTTTATTTCCTACTATCACTGCTCAACAGTTTCACATTTGCACAAGTTCCTTCTGTAGAATGGTCGCGAACTTTTGATGGCGCGGGATTACATGACGAAGCAAAGTTTGTCCGCTTAGATGCACAGGGCAATATAATAGTTACAGGTACCACTAATTCAGGCACATCTTCTACATATGTTGATGTTATTACTCGGAAATATGCACCCAATGGTGATTTGTTATGGTCTCATAAGTGGAATAATGACAATCTCAATTTCAGTGATTACCCAAGAGATATGGACATCACGCCTGACAATAGTATCATTGTTACAGGATACAGTAAAATCGATGCATCTTCTTCTAATAATTCCGATATGTTTGTTTTCGCTCTGGATGCTGACGGTAATTTGCTATGGTCAGACAGCATCAGAGGGTCCGGATACCTCTCCGGAAGTATTAATATAAACCAGAATAGAGGTACTTCTTTGCAGATTACTGCTTCGGGTGACATTATTATAACTGGATCAAGTTCAGGCAACGGTACAACCGAATTCGACCAAATGCTATTGGTGAAATATAATTTGTCAGGTCATCGCCAGTGGCTAAGATACTTCAACAATTCCAACATACATGAATATGCTGATTACGGGCAAAGTGTTGGAGTGGATGCTGCCGGTAATGCATATGTATGCGGTGTAACTACTTTAACAACAACATGGCGCGATATGGCTGTTTGGAAAATTGATAGTAACGGTGATTTCAGATGGATAAATACCATACCGGGACCTGTAAATAACACGAGCGAACAGTTTGATAATATCAATGTTGATGCTAATGGCAACTCATATTCGCTTGGGATTAATTCAAATGTTAAGTTTTATCTGGCTAAGCATGATTCTACCGGTGCAAAGCAATGGGATTATGTGTTTGACACGGTAAATGTTAATAACACTGCTTCGTTCACAGGTGCAGATATGCCATTAGTGCTTGACAATTCGGGCAATCTGATTGTTGCCGTGAACATGAACACACAAATGGGCGTTGCTAAATTTTCGCCTGACGGAAATCTGCTGTGGTTGAAATTATATGGCGGAACAGGGCAATGGAGTAATCACGTTTATCATGTTGTAACTGATGCCAATAATAATATTTATGTTGCCGGTTCATACTCTAATGCCGGTTCATCATACTTTGATTTAGGCGCTTTCAAATTAGATGAAAACGGAAATCAGCTATGGTCTTACAGCTATGACGGACCCAACAACCAGAACGATAAAGCACACTCCATCGCCATTGCGCAAGACGGTTCCATTTACCTCGCAGGATTTTCAAGCGGTCATTCCGCTTCTGCTGATTTATACTTGGTGAAGCTGCAGCAAAGCCCAACTAGTTCAATAGCGACACCCATCACTAATAACCTTATAACCATTTATCCTAATCCAGCCAGCAATATTGTTACTATTAATAATATTCCTAGTCATTCAACCATAAGTATTATTGATATGACAGGCAAATTGATTTATTTCGCTACTAATTCGAATACTCAAGAAACGATAAATACAGAAAATCTTGTAAACGGAGTGTATTTTATTCAAGTGGAAAACAACAATAGTGTTACCAATAGCAAACTAGTTGTAAATAAATAG
- a CDS encoding NAD(P)-dependent oxidoreductase, with protein sequence MEPSLNQDVVIHLGGIIPPSAYRNKEITEKINFIGTKNLITNLEKNSPDAFFAFSSSVATYGDRLNNPNISVTDALNTVGDYYAVSKIKAEEVIQNSKLRWTIFRLSAIMGADNHKMSGIMFLMPLKTPMEITSPEDTARAFVNSIEHQRELAGKTFNLGGGEKNRIINKDFLQKNFELFGLGKLDFPTYAFVQKNYHCGYYTDSDDLDNIVHFRQDTLNTYFEKVQKSVSAIQKLVTILFRRIIKGNLLAQSAPYTAFKQNDKEKMSHYFDE encoded by the coding sequence ATCGAACCATCACTAAATCAGGATGTTGTTATTCATTTGGGAGGAATTATCCCTCCTTCGGCATATAGAAACAAAGAGATTACTGAGAAAATTAACTTTATAGGCACCAAAAACCTTATTACAAATCTCGAAAAAAATTCACCGGATGCATTCTTTGCTTTCAGCTCCTCAGTTGCAACCTACGGAGACCGGCTTAACAATCCAAACATCAGTGTAACCGATGCTTTAAATACCGTTGGTGATTATTATGCCGTGAGCAAAATCAAAGCAGAAGAGGTGATTCAAAACAGTAAACTTCGCTGGACTATTTTCAGATTATCCGCAATTATGGGCGCAGACAATCACAAAATGAGCGGAATTATGTTTCTAATGCCATTAAAAACTCCTATGGAAATTACTTCACCGGAAGATACTGCAAGGGCATTTGTAAATAGTATAGAACATCAACGAGAGTTAGCGGGTAAAACATTCAATTTAGGAGGTGGTGAAAAGAACAGGATTATTAACAAAGACTTTCTTCAAAAAAACTTTGAACTCTTTGGTTTGGGCAAATTGGATTTCCCGACTTATGCCTTTGTTCAAAAGAATTACCATTGCGGATATTATACGGATAGTGATGATTTAGACAATATTGTTCATTTTAGGCAAGACACTTTGAACACATATTTTGAAAAAGTTCAAAAAAGTGTATCTGCAATTCAAAAGTTAGTAACAATCCTTTTCAGGCGCATCATAAAGGGGAATCTTTTGGCTCAATCAGCTCCATACACAGCGTTTAAGCAAAATGATAAAGAGAAGATGAGTCATTATTTTGATGAATAA
- a CDS encoding Ig-like domain-containing protein — translation MKRLITNTIQYSIALAAFALCINETNAQSICATPVVGCPNTNLSNYGFNSNDTAATIEYDNMTSAFHATIVRNGDGTFSTWGAQSGPAGNDAGSNLSPKVINSTNYTGLKGTPLKAGVGSTTTSHQFILLTTYGLFAWGTEGTVIDNAHTSSTAFQRLGAGTFSNADSTGLPNGIQPGDVKMLFVTYQTIAITTCGGDVWVLSQQARLRGNGNSGNATTWYRVRKSSGASDWLTDIVVCRGSYRGLFALDGSGNIWTWGNNVYLGDNTAANNLNYAASMTKPTGTIKMIGSTSSTDKISYYVLMTNGKLYALGNNDYRQLGDFTTTERRGWVQCQYSNTPTYMNNIKWISPNEHGVYNNSNAMSVNALNANKKIYAWGNSNTSMIGRGSSSYDPDQPDGLSASGDSMLTVETGAHTSMVIKQCSSTFGYVGHRINGSMGNGSSASATESSYTFASAPVDICGAPSKPTASAKPKINFGGSGLCYESDFIVTSVRRASYSFIQQTPSGIATLDSVHFDTFLIKFKEPGYIKLESSLPNVCGVVKDTFETAVLKCKFTNPDYNIGLINTTVSGTIATNDNISYSATPYNTSPTLIHKPSGSTPNISLSANGSYTFSADKAGTYIYVDSICDPGQVSNCEVEYLTIYLSDPTTLNNPPAAATDIVATKKNTAVAIKTLDNDYAGATGRSLVPSSVSITSSFTASFASDTGSFSINSSTGVVTFTPVSTFVGDFTYFYKVCNDASPTALCDTGIQKITVNGLGIQNTTLGVDDMKKGGKNKPVSGNVINNDIDLEGNTQSATPQNINVPGVGNFTLSSNGNYTFTPFIGFQGFTGFDYEVCDNGTPVACEKATIYIMIDNEITEPDMQATTVNKSINGDVSTNDPLPAGYLYISGGGLAGNPLGGSFSINPDGTYTFSGSNVGTYRYKVNACTPTPNAVCMEELLEINVSDPKVNSNDPITNPDMVIMYGHDSNPATVTINVRANDNISNIYGKIGALGTLANPTISVSAKNSQSLSVNGSGNIEYRPKNGFYGQDTFYYEVCEALTVLCKEEMVVITVNAPSTPVATVASDDYGFTFTATTVNVSAANGLLANDFSNSGGSWNVTPQAINNPSIGNLTINSDGSYSFVPVSAFLGTAVFPYHVCKGSACTEATLYIQVFDLNLLPIELIRFQPIGFDSYVDIYWTTTVEQNNSYFTIERSYDKESWSHVGDVQGAGTSFQENNYQLTDYTKPEPLVYYKISQTDFDGIRSDLRIAKLQMGTDLVGEVMLFPNPCYQELNLSGMASRKLGYEIYNAFGQQVMKSEGGLGNELKIDVSGLPQGTYYIRVTDKGVLKVKSAFIKLD, via the coding sequence ATGAAAAGATTAATTACAAACACCATTCAATATAGTATAGCATTGGCAGCATTTGCTTTGTGCATAAACGAAACCAATGCACAATCTATATGTGCTACTCCAGTTGTCGGATGCCCTAATACGAATTTATCCAATTACGGATTTAATTCTAATGATACGGCTGCTACGATAGAATACGACAACATGACTTCTGCATTCCATGCAACGATTGTAAGAAATGGAGACGGAACTTTTTCTACTTGGGGTGCTCAAAGCGGTCCTGCGGGAAATGATGCAGGTAGCAACCTAAGCCCTAAGGTGATTAACAGCACCAATTACACCGGTTTGAAAGGCACACCGCTAAAAGCGGGCGTTGGTTCAACAACTACTTCTCACCAATTCATTTTGCTTACTACCTACGGGTTGTTTGCTTGGGGAACTGAGGGTACCGTGATTGATAATGCCCACACTTCAAGTACCGCTTTCCAGCGCTTGGGTGCGGGAACTTTTTCTAATGCAGACTCTACCGGATTACCAAACGGAATACAACCCGGAGATGTTAAAATGCTGTTTGTAACTTATCAAACCATTGCAATTACTACTTGTGGCGGAGATGTTTGGGTGTTGTCACAACAGGCTAGGTTAAGAGGGAATGGCAATAGTGGCAATGCAACTACTTGGTATAGAGTTAGAAAAAGTTCCGGAGCATCTGATTGGCTTACAGACATTGTTGTTTGCAGGGGTTCATATCGTGGGTTGTTTGCGCTGGATGGAAGCGGTAATATTTGGACCTGGGGGAACAATGTGTATCTTGGTGATAACACAGCCGCAAACAACCTTAATTATGCAGCAAGCATGACCAAACCGACAGGAACTATCAAAATGATAGGCTCTACCTCCTCCACCGATAAAATCAGCTATTACGTTCTGATGACCAATGGTAAGCTCTATGCTCTGGGTAATAATGACTATCGTCAGTTAGGTGATTTCACCACAACTGAAAGACGAGGCTGGGTACAGTGTCAGTATAGTAATACTCCCACTTATATGAACAATATAAAATGGATAAGCCCCAATGAACATGGAGTTTATAATAATAGTAACGCAATGTCAGTCAACGCATTAAATGCTAATAAAAAAATATATGCTTGGGGTAATAGTAATACTAGTATGATTGGAAGAGGAAGTTCTTCTTATGATCCAGACCAACCAGATGGGCTAAGCGCATCAGGCGATAGTATGTTGACAGTAGAAACAGGCGCTCACACCAGTATGGTAATCAAACAGTGTTCCTCCACCTTTGGTTATGTAGGACACAGAATTAACGGCAGTATGGGTAATGGCTCAAGTGCATCAGCAACGGAGAGTTCTTATACATTTGCATCCGCACCTGTAGATATTTGCGGAGCACCGTCCAAACCCACTGCATCTGCAAAACCCAAAATTAACTTTGGAGGTTCCGGTTTATGCTACGAGTCAGATTTTATAGTAACTTCGGTAAGACGGGCTTCATATTCATTTATACAGCAAACACCTTCCGGAATAGCCACTTTAGACAGTGTACATTTTGATACATTTTTAATTAAATTCAAAGAACCGGGCTATATTAAGTTAGAGTCCAGCCTTCCCAATGTGTGCGGAGTCGTAAAAGACACGTTTGAGACAGCCGTTTTAAAGTGTAAATTTACCAATCCTGACTACAATATCGGTTTAATCAACACAACTGTATCAGGCACAATAGCAACCAATGACAACATATCCTATTCTGCCACACCATACAACACAAGTCCCACCCTCATCCATAAACCAAGTGGCAGCACCCCGAATATCAGTTTGAGTGCCAATGGAAGCTATACCTTTAGTGCGGACAAAGCCGGGACATATATCTATGTAGATTCGATTTGCGATCCGGGTCAAGTGAGCAATTGTGAAGTAGAATATCTCACTATATACCTATCCGACCCCACCACATTAAACAATCCACCGGCTGCTGCTACCGACATAGTAGCAACGAAAAAGAACACTGCAGTAGCCATCAAGACCTTGGATAACGACTATGCCGGTGCAACAGGGCGTTCATTGGTTCCCTCCAGTGTAAGTATAACAAGTTCGTTCACGGCATCCTTTGCGAGTGATACAGGAAGTTTTTCTATCAATTCATCCACCGGAGTTGTAACCTTTACTCCGGTGTCCACATTTGTAGGGGATTTCACCTATTTTTATAAAGTATGTAACGATGCCTCACCTACTGCATTATGTGATACAGGCATACAAAAAATCACAGTAAACGGGTTGGGTATTCAAAACACGACCTTGGGCGTAGATGACATGAAAAAAGGTGGAAAAAACAAGCCGGTCAGCGGCAACGTAATCAACAACGACATCGATCTGGAGGGGAATACCCAGAGTGCAACTCCGCAAAACATAAATGTTCCGGGAGTAGGAAATTTCACCCTCAGTTCCAACGGCAACTATACGTTTACACCCTTTATAGGTTTTCAGGGATTCACCGGCTTTGATTATGAAGTATGTGACAATGGCACCCCCGTGGCATGCGAAAAGGCTACTATTTATATCATGATAGACAATGAAATAACCGAGCCTGATATGCAAGCCACCACAGTCAATAAGAGCATAAACGGAGATGTGTCAACCAACGATCCTTTGCCGGCAGGATATCTTTACATCTCCGGTGGAGGTCTTGCGGGCAATCCGTTAGGCGGAAGTTTCAGCATCAATCCGGATGGCACCTACACATTTTCAGGAAGCAATGTGGGCACCTATCGTTACAAAGTTAACGCATGTACTCCCACGCCCAATGCAGTATGTATGGAAGAGTTGTTGGAGATCAATGTGAGCGATCCTAAAGTAAACTCCAACGACCCTATTACCAATCCGGATATGGTGATCATGTATGGACATGATTCGAATCCGGCAACCGTAACGATTAATGTACGCGCCAATGACAACATATCCAATATATATGGAAAAATAGGTGCTCTCGGCACATTAGCAAATCCAACCATAAGTGTAAGTGCTAAAAACAGCCAATCTCTCTCGGTGAATGGTAGTGGAAATATAGAATACAGACCCAAAAATGGTTTTTACGGTCAGGATACATTTTATTATGAAGTATGCGAAGCCTTAACCGTTTTGTGTAAAGAAGAAATGGTAGTTATAACAGTCAATGCTCCATCAACTCCTGTTGCAACTGTGGCATCGGATGATTACGGATTTACGTTTACAGCCACTACAGTCAATGTATCGGCAGCCAACGGCTTGCTAGCCAATGACTTTTCGAATTCAGGAGGAAGTTGGAATGTAACACCTCAAGCTATCAACAATCCATCAATCGGTAATTTAACAATCAACTCTGATGGGAGTTATAGTTTTGTCCCGGTATCTGCCTTTTTGGGTACGGCAGTTTTCCCATATCATGTATGTAAGGGAAGCGCATGTACCGAAGCAACACTGTATATTCAGGTATTTGATTTGAATCTGTTGCCCATAGAGTTGATAAGATTTCAGCCAATAGGCTTTGACAGTTATGTTGACATCTATTGGACAACCACAGTAGAGCAGAACAATTCCTACTTCACGATAGAGCGCAGTTATGACAAGGAATCTTGGTCACATGTAGGAGATGTACAAGGAGCGGGCACAAGTTTTCAAGAGAACAACTATCAACTCACAGATTACACAAAACCGGAGCCATTGGTATATTATAAGATTTCGCAAACCGACTTTGACGGCATCCGTTCTGATTTGCGCATAGCCAAGTTGCAGATGGGTACCGACTTAGTAGGAGAAGTGATGTTGTTTCCGAACCCATGTTACCAAGAGTTGAATTTGAGCGGCATGGCATCGAGAAAATTAGGATATGAGATATACAATGCATTTGGTCAACAGGTAATGAAGAGCGAAGGAGGCTTGGGCAATGAACTCAAGATAGATGTGAGTGGGCTGCCGCAAGGAACGTATTATATCCGAGTAACAGACAAAGGAGTTCTCAAAGTGAAATCCGCTTTTATTAAGTTGGATTAA